The Synchiropus splendidus isolate RoL2022-P1 chromosome 8, RoL_Sspl_1.0, whole genome shotgun sequence genome has a window encoding:
- the LOC128763469 gene encoding transmembrane protease serine 5-like — protein MSRPRSVERQIEWEPKAAGGKLPDIGSTEAASRLPHLDPTATAEQSESSAACWKRLTSSPHSTLVYRLLWSLAVLCVVGLVGGFALGVGLWDTQLLTGSLPCNMTEETSLSDHRKVFYRISAENSLLEIQLGQTPPTWLPVCYERWNSSLGTLVCRQLGHLRLTKHKGVNITDIWPNYAHGFMQITPQHKSNLETMWQFRGSCSTGKVIALQCFECGTRATFSKIVGGGEAALGSWPWQVSLYYNNDYFCGGSVITRQWILTAAHCVHNNRVPHLSSWTVYAGIVERTSTNMARQSGHAVEKIIHHQDYNSRDTDSDIALMKLQTPLNFSDTIRPICLPQYNYDPPSGTQCWISGWGHTVPLEGKGPTKLSEALKEAAVPIISTKKCNSSCMYDGMITQRMLCAGYTDGKMDACQGDSGSPLVCQDHDVWRLIGVVSWGHGCAQPNYPGVYTKVAEFLGWIYDTIEVTHESHPEAYCEGQTLLAGQSTSE, from the exons ATGTCCAGGCCTCGCTCAGTGGAACGGCAGATTGAGTGGGAGCCG AAAGCTGCTGGAGGCAAACTACCAGATATTGGGAGCACAGAAGCGGCCAGTCGTCTGCCGCACCTGGATCCAACAGCAACGGCCGAACAAAGCGAGAGCAGCGCGGCCTGCTGGAAGAGGTTGACTTCTTCCCCTCACTCGACTCTTG TCTACAGGTTGCTCTGGTCGTtggctgtgttgtgtgtggtcGGACTTGTGGGAGGCTTCGCTCTTGGCGTAG GACTCTGGGATACACAGCTTCTCACTGGAAGCCTCCCATGCAACATGACAGAGGAAACCTCCTTGTCAGACCACAGGAAAG TATTTTACAGAATCAGCGCGGAGAATTCTCTGCTGGAGATCCAGTTGGGCCAGACGCCGCCCACCTGGCTGCCAGTGTGCTACGAGAGGTGGAACTCATCACTGGGGACGTTGGTGTGTCGACAGCTGGGCCATCTCAG actgACCAAACACAAAGGCGTCAATATCACCGATATCTGGCCCAACTACGCACACGGGTTTATGCAAATTACCCCCCAACACAAAAGCAATCTGGAAACTATGTGGCAATTCAG AGGGAGCTGCAGCACTGGGAAGGTGATCGCCTTGCAATGTTTCG AATGCGGCACCAGGGCCACGTTCTCCAAAATCGTCGGGGGCGGGGAGGCGGCGCTGGGTAGCTGGCCCTGGCAGGTGAGCCTCTACTACAACAATGACTACTTCTGCGGAGGCTCCGTCATCACTCGCCAATGGATCCTCACAGCTGCTCACTGTGTGCACAA CAACAGGGTGCCTCATTTATCCAGCTGGACGGTCTATGCTGGCATAGTGGAGCGCACATCCACAAACATGGCCCGGCAGAGTGGACACGCAGTGGAGAAGATCATTCACCACCAGGACTACAACAGCAGGGACACGGACAGCGACATCGCTCTGATGAAACTGCAGACACCGCTGAACTTCTCAG ATACCATCCGGCCCATCTGTTTACCTCAGTACAACTACGACCCTCCGAGCGGGACGCAGTGCTGGATCTCCGGGTGGGGACATACAGTGCCTCTTGAAG GTAAAGGGCCGACTAAACTGTCCGAGGCCCTGAAAGAAGCGGCGGTCCCCATCATCAGTACAAAGAAATGCAACAGCTCCTGCATGTACGACGGGATGATCACGCAGCGGATGCTGTGCGCCGGATACACGGATGGGAAAATGGATGCTTGCCAG GGGGACAGTGGGAGTCCTCTGGTTTGCCAGGACCACGACGTCTGGAGGCTGATCGGGGTTGTCAGCTGGGGCCACGGCTGCGCCCAGCCCAACTACCCAGGCGTCTACACCAAAGTGGCAGAGTTCTTGGGCTGGATCTACGACACAATAGAGGTAACTCATGAGTCACATCCGGAGGCATATTGTGAGGGCCAGACTTTATTAGCTGGTCAGTCAACGTCAGAGTGA
- the pih1d2 gene encoding PIH1 domain-containing protein 2 isoform X2 → MSSLGDSGEVLQQVCSLWSMMDDLCQSDPEGYRTFIQQQVKAGAEHNSPPDVHCRLRTSTLEPEETALYINICSWKRVPARQDPSMPLPVCAGKLEKESDEDGCFILDVAFNPCVLQECERDQEKMKQLFMQVMGFFQQQHGMKLSPQHTVVNSCPRSSVGDLYRRLGFQKSPKRTDLLNTGGRGPAAQFSGGPAKPEKTDLIQVVSSTSAQPEKPSHRFEVKTDAAGAASKLEVTVELPKVSAALDCRLEISHEELLLQVEDVYYLLMDFPRAVNDKTAAAVFDKHTRKLILQVDLL, encoded by the exons ATGTCGTCGCTTGGAGACTCCGGtgaagtcctgcagcaggtctGCAGCTTGTGGTCCATGATGGATGATCTTTGCCAGAGTGACCCAGAAGGTTACCGAACATTCATCCAGCAGCAAGTGAAAGCTGGAGCCGAGCACAACTCTCCACCGGACGTCCACTGTCGACTTCGTACTTCAACTCTG gaaccagaggaaactgCTCTCTACATCAACATATGCAGCTGGAAACGTGTGCCGGCACGGCAGGATCCCAGCATGCCGCTGCCAGTGTGTGCTGGGAAACTGGAGAAAGAGTCGGATGAAG ATGGGTGCTTCATCTTGGACGTGGCATTTAACCCCTGTGTGCTGCAGGAGTGTGAGAGGGACCAGGAGAAGATGAAGCAGCTCTTCATGCAGGTCATGGGATTcttccagcagcagcatggaATGAAGTTATCTCCCCAGCACACCGTGGTGAACAGCTGCCCAAGAAGCTCAGTTGGTGATCTGTACAGGCGGCTGGGGTTTCAGAAGAGCCCGAAAAGAACCGATCTACTCAACACAG GAGGCCGAGGCCCGGCAGCGCAGTTCAGCGGCGGACCGGCCAAGCCCGAAAAGACTGATTTGATCCAGGTCGTCTCCAGCACATCTGCGCAGCCAGAGAAGCCAAGTCATCGTTTTGAGGTGAAGACAGACGCCGCAGGTGCTGCCTCCAAATTGGAAGTGACAGTGGAGCTGCCGAAGGTGTCTGCTGCGCTGGATTGTCGGCTGGAAATCTCACAT GAGGAACTCTTGCTGCAGGTGGAGGACGTCTACTATTTACTGATGGACTTCCCAAGAGCCGTGAATGACAAAACGGCAGCTGCGGTCTTCGACAAACACACTCGGAAGCTCATTTTGCAAGTGGATCTGTTATGA
- the pih1d2 gene encoding PIH1 domain-containing protein 2 isoform X1 gives MSSLGDSGEVLQQVCSLWSMMDDLCQSDPEGYRTFIQQQVKAGAEHNSPPDVHCRLRTSTLEPEETALYINICSWKRVPARQDPSMPLPVCAGKLEKESDEDGCFILDVAFNPCVLQECERDQEKMKQLFMQVMGFFQQQHGMKLSPQHTVVNSCPRSSVGDLYRRLGFQKSPKRTDLLNTASQNLAPIMQQLSLHSQGGRGPAAQFSGGPAKPEKTDLIQVVSSTSAQPEKPSHRFEVKTDAAGAASKLEVTVELPKVSAALDCRLEISHEELLLQVEDVYYLLMDFPRAVNDKTAAAVFDKHTRKLILQVDLL, from the exons ATGTCGTCGCTTGGAGACTCCGGtgaagtcctgcagcaggtctGCAGCTTGTGGTCCATGATGGATGATCTTTGCCAGAGTGACCCAGAAGGTTACCGAACATTCATCCAGCAGCAAGTGAAAGCTGGAGCCGAGCACAACTCTCCACCGGACGTCCACTGTCGACTTCGTACTTCAACTCTG gaaccagaggaaactgCTCTCTACATCAACATATGCAGCTGGAAACGTGTGCCGGCACGGCAGGATCCCAGCATGCCGCTGCCAGTGTGTGCTGGGAAACTGGAGAAAGAGTCGGATGAAG ATGGGTGCTTCATCTTGGACGTGGCATTTAACCCCTGTGTGCTGCAGGAGTGTGAGAGGGACCAGGAGAAGATGAAGCAGCTCTTCATGCAGGTCATGGGATTcttccagcagcagcatggaATGAAGTTATCTCCCCAGCACACCGTGGTGAACAGCTGCCCAAGAAGCTCAGTTGGTGATCTGTACAGGCGGCTGGGGTTTCAGAAGAGCCCGAAAAGAACCGATCTACTCAACACAG CCAGCCAGAATCTAGCACCGATAATGCAGCAGCTTTCTCTCCACTCGCAAGGAGGCCGAGGCCCGGCAGCGCAGTTCAGCGGCGGACCGGCCAAGCCCGAAAAGACTGATTTGATCCAGGTCGTCTCCAGCACATCTGCGCAGCCAGAGAAGCCAAGTCATCGTTTTGAGGTGAAGACAGACGCCGCAGGTGCTGCCTCCAAATTGGAAGTGACAGTGGAGCTGCCGAAGGTGTCTGCTGCGCTGGATTGTCGGCTGGAAATCTCACAT GAGGAACTCTTGCTGCAGGTGGAGGACGTCTACTATTTACTGATGGACTTCCCAAGAGCCGTGAATGACAAAACGGCAGCTGCGGTCTTCGACAAACACACTCGGAAGCTCATTTTGCAAGTGGATCTGTTATGA